Proteins encoded within one genomic window of Acidithiobacillus sp. AMEEHan:
- the ubiD gene encoding 4-hydroxy-3-polyprenylbenzoate decarboxylase — protein MTYIDLRAFINDLESRGELRRIRESVSPQLEMTEICDRSLRAGGPAILFETPTGYDIPVLGNLFGTTRRVALGMGGESLEDLREIGRLLAYLKEPDPPKGIRDLWNKLPTLRKVLHMAPTTLSRPPCQEVVLQGDEIDLEKWPVQTCWPGDVGPLLTWGLTITKGPLKRRANMGIYRQQRIGRNRVIMRWLAHRGGAQDLREFQRQNPGQPFPVAVAFGADPATILAAVIPIPDTISEHQFAGLLRGGRTELANALSVPLQVPARAELILEGHIYPDDFAVEGPFGDHTGYYNETEKFPVLTVERLTHREKPIYHSTYTGRPPDEPAILGVALNEVFVPLLQKQYPEILDFYLPPEGCSYRLAVVRIRKGYPGHAKRVMFGVWGFLRQFMYTKFIIVVDEDVDARSWPDVIWAMTTRMDPVRDTLLVENTPIDYLDFASPVAGLGGKIGFDATNKLPGETMREWGTPIRMTDAVKQRVDEILGRLDKPLY, from the coding sequence ATGACGTACATCGACCTGCGCGCCTTTATCAACGACCTGGAATCTCGCGGGGAATTACGCCGCATTCGCGAGTCAGTATCCCCCCAGTTGGAAATGACGGAAATCTGCGATCGCAGCCTGCGCGCTGGCGGTCCTGCCATCCTCTTCGAAACCCCCACCGGTTATGATATCCCAGTACTCGGCAACCTTTTTGGCACGACCCGGCGCGTGGCTTTGGGAATGGGCGGAGAATCCCTCGAGGACTTGCGCGAGATCGGACGTCTGCTTGCCTATCTCAAGGAGCCAGACCCTCCGAAGGGGATTCGCGACCTCTGGAACAAGCTTCCCACTTTGCGTAAGGTCCTGCACATGGCGCCTACGACCCTGTCGCGCCCCCCGTGCCAAGAGGTAGTCCTGCAGGGAGACGAGATCGATCTGGAAAAATGGCCGGTGCAGACCTGTTGGCCGGGGGATGTGGGACCCCTCCTGACCTGGGGCTTGACCATTACCAAGGGGCCCCTCAAAAGGCGGGCCAATATGGGCATCTACCGCCAGCAACGTATTGGCCGCAACCGCGTCATCATGCGCTGGCTGGCGCATCGCGGTGGGGCGCAGGATCTGCGCGAATTTCAGCGGCAAAATCCAGGTCAGCCTTTTCCCGTAGCCGTCGCCTTTGGCGCCGACCCCGCGACGATTCTTGCGGCGGTTATCCCCATTCCCGATACGATTTCCGAGCACCAGTTTGCCGGATTGCTGCGCGGCGGGCGTACCGAGCTGGCCAATGCCCTGAGCGTACCTCTGCAGGTGCCGGCGCGCGCCGAGCTGATCCTGGAAGGCCACATCTACCCGGATGATTTCGCCGTCGAGGGTCCGTTTGGGGATCACACCGGCTATTACAATGAAACCGAGAAGTTTCCGGTGCTGACCGTGGAGCGCCTGACGCATCGGGAGAAGCCCATCTATCACAGCACCTACACCGGACGACCCCCGGACGAACCGGCAATTCTGGGAGTTGCCCTCAACGAAGTTTTTGTCCCGCTCCTGCAAAAACAGTATCCAGAAATTCTCGATTTCTATTTGCCCCCGGAAGGCTGCTCCTACCGCCTGGCGGTGGTGCGGATTCGCAAAGGCTACCCTGGTCATGCCAAGCGAGTGATGTTTGGGGTTTGGGGTTTTCTGCGGCAGTTCATGTACACCAAGTTTATCATCGTGGTGGATGAGGATGTGGATGCGCGCAGCTGGCCCGATGTGATCTGGGCGATGACTACGCGGATGGACCCGGTGCGCGACACCTTGCTGGTCGAAAATACACCGATCGATTATCTCGATTTTGCCTCGCCGGTGGCGGGCCTGGGGGGGAAGATTGGCTTTGATGCTACCAACAAGCTTCCCGGCGAGACGATGCGGGAATGGGGCACGCCGATCCGGATGACGGATGCCGTCAAGCAACGGGTGGACGAGATTCTGGGGCGTCTGGATAAGCCCCTTTACTGA
- a CDS encoding PhnD/SsuA/transferrin family substrate-binding protein, which translates to MVPDEHLSAATVELPTALFPQDDFEQGRNSVLQGGIDLVYANPFDWVQYVEKKGFIPVAKPKKHFDEVLLCSRQGSPWVDFASLPERIHIASASDATLVHMVGLFLLDKAEIDRARLDFTFTGSYQSALKSLLQGRVELAFVFNEVFASASRITQESLQIVAQSDDAFAFHAFCISPRLAHLQDSLCATLCSMEQSEAGQRLLQDIGFSGFEPVNEDEVACLTALAEEYISGHEAIDLRATSTLAIDDSAFLVARAEPGEETK; encoded by the coding sequence ATGGTTCCTGATGAGCACCTATCTGCAGCGACAGTTGAATTGCCGACTGCGCTTTTCCCCCAAGATGATTTCGAGCAGGGGAGAAATAGCGTTTTGCAGGGAGGAATCGATCTGGTATATGCCAACCCCTTCGACTGGGTGCAGTATGTCGAGAAGAAAGGGTTTATTCCCGTGGCAAAACCCAAAAAGCATTTCGACGAAGTGCTGTTGTGTTCTCGCCAGGGTTCCCCATGGGTAGACTTTGCTTCCCTGCCGGAACGGATCCATATCGCCTCCGCGAGTGATGCCACTTTGGTTCATATGGTCGGTCTGTTTCTTCTGGACAAAGCGGAAATCGACCGCGCTCGCCTCGACTTCACCTTTACCGGCAGCTACCAGTCGGCGCTGAAGAGTCTGCTGCAGGGACGGGTGGAGTTGGCCTTCGTATTCAACGAGGTCTTCGCCAGCGCCAGTCGCATCACACAGGAGAGTTTGCAGATCGTTGCGCAATCGGACGATGCCTTTGCGTTCCATGCCTTTTGTATCTCGCCACGTCTGGCCCATCTGCAAGACAGCTTGTGTGCCACTTTGTGCAGCATGGAGCAAAGCGAAGCCGGACAGCGCTTGCTGCAGGACATCGGTTTTTCCGGGTTCGAGCCGGTCAATGAAGATGAAGTGGCATGCCTGACCGCGCTCGCAGAAGAATACATCAGTGGGCACGAGGCCATCGATCTGCGCGCCACCAGCACGCTGGCGATCGACGACAGTGCCTTCCTGGTGGCGCGTGCGGAGCCTGGAGAGGAGACAAAGTAG
- a CDS encoding SCP2 sterol-binding domain-containing protein, which yields MAAKFMSAEWIRLVGKQWDAHPEIQKDLRNFNATWEYYIEDRPDIPHVMLFCKAGKVIYAGPSDGRRRDFIMWATMENWKKILSGELTGKSALMSRKLKFKGSMMTAMKYMTPFNIHLNILGEIPVDFDI from the coding sequence ATGGCCGCGAAATTCATGAGTGCAGAGTGGATTCGTCTGGTAGGCAAACAATGGGATGCCCATCCGGAAATTCAAAAAGACCTGAGGAATTTCAACGCCACTTGGGAGTATTATATCGAGGATCGACCCGATATCCCCCATGTGATGCTGTTCTGTAAGGCCGGAAAGGTGATCTATGCCGGTCCCTCTGACGGGCGTCGACGGGATTTCATCATGTGGGCTACCATGGAAAACTGGAAAAAAATTCTTTCGGGTGAGCTTACCGGAAAATCGGCGCTCATGAGCCGCAAGTTGAAGTTCAAGGGGTCGATGATGACGGCTATGAAATATATGACGCCATTTAATATTCATTTGAACATTTTGGGAGAAATTCCTGTGGATTTCGATATCTGA
- a CDS encoding tRNA threonylcarbamoyladenosine dehydratase — protein sequence MSDDASVRTRILIGEAGLARLAASHVFIAGLGGVGAYVAENLARAGVGRLTLVDHDRVGPSNLNRQLVALHSTLGQPKVEVMAKRIADIAPNCRISAYHTFLQAENVRTLLAESEATVLADCIDAIACKAALIQAAQVLGMQIYSSMGAGNRLDPGQVRMARLNQTEGCPLARELRGLLRHAGASLDLWTVYSRERPRPAAPRETPDQGPGGRPKTVNGTISYMPAFFGVYLAGAILQQLLAGIEMSAK from the coding sequence ATGTCAGATGATGCCTCGGTACGGACTCGTATCTTGATTGGTGAGGCAGGGCTGGCTCGTCTTGCCGCCAGCCATGTCTTCATTGCCGGCTTGGGTGGGGTCGGCGCCTACGTTGCCGAGAATCTGGCGCGTGCCGGGGTGGGGCGCCTGACCCTGGTAGACCATGACCGGGTGGGGCCAAGTAACCTCAATCGCCAACTCGTGGCACTGCATAGCACGTTGGGGCAGCCGAAAGTAGAAGTCATGGCCAAGCGGATTGCCGATATCGCCCCCAATTGTCGAATCAGTGCGTATCATACCTTTTTGCAGGCAGAGAATGTGCGAACACTTCTGGCCGAGAGTGAGGCGACAGTACTTGCCGATTGCATCGACGCCATCGCCTGCAAGGCGGCACTGATTCAGGCGGCGCAGGTGCTCGGCATGCAGATCTACTCAAGCATGGGGGCAGGGAATCGGCTGGATCCGGGCCAGGTACGCATGGCCCGACTGAACCAGACCGAGGGTTGTCCCCTGGCGCGGGAGTTGCGCGGCCTATTGCGTCATGCCGGCGCATCGCTCGACCTGTGGACGGTCTACTCGCGCGAACGTCCCCGACCCGCTGCTCCCCGCGAGACACCGGATCAGGGCCCCGGCGGAAGGCCAAAGACAGTGAATGGCACGATCTCTTACATGCCGGCCTTTTTTGGCGTGTATCTGGCGGGAGCCATTCTGCAGCAACTCTTGGCAGGAATAGAAATGTCGGCTAAATAG
- a CDS encoding TatD family hydrolase, which translates to MLIDSHCHLDHEDFAQDRAEVLARSRAAGVRAWVVPAYSPRCWSRLDSLRAGERGVVAAFGVHPCFLADLRVGDWERLEALLGNAAAVGEVGLDRGTGAADLAQQLPILERQLAIARAHGLPVILHARKTTEELLQLLRRHRPVAGVLHSFSGSFEQAQKAIDLGLSLGFGGAITHPRAQRLRRVLAALPQDAIVLETDAPFQAPHAQLGERNEPAFLTEILTVAAELRQESAEQLAEICTANTLRVFPRLEKQHVR; encoded by the coding sequence TTGCTTATCGACAGTCACTGTCATCTCGACCACGAGGATTTTGCGCAGGACCGGGCCGAGGTTCTGGCGCGTTCTCGTGCGGCCGGAGTGCGTGCTTGGGTCGTACCTGCCTATAGCCCGCGGTGTTGGTCGCGCCTGGATTCTCTGCGCGCGGGAGAACGAGGGGTAGTCGCAGCGTTCGGTGTGCATCCCTGCTTCCTTGCCGATCTGCGTGTGGGGGATTGGGAGCGCCTGGAGGCGTTGCTTGGCAATGCGGCGGCTGTGGGTGAAGTGGGGCTGGATCGCGGTACAGGCGCAGCGGATCTCGCGCAGCAATTGCCAATCCTGGAACGACAGTTGGCCATTGCCCGTGCCCATGGCCTGCCGGTGATCCTCCATGCGCGGAAAACGACGGAAGAATTATTGCAGCTGCTGCGTCGGCATCGGCCAGTCGCCGGTGTGCTGCATAGTTTTTCCGGCAGCTTTGAACAGGCCCAAAAGGCCATCGACCTCGGTTTATCTCTCGGTTTCGGGGGAGCAATCACCCACCCCCGCGCACAACGCCTGCGGCGCGTGCTGGCGGCGTTGCCGCAGGATGCCATCGTCCTCGAGACCGATGCCCCATTCCAGGCGCCACACGCGCAGCTTGGGGAGCGCAATGAGCCGGCCTTCCTGACGGAAATCCTTACGGTTGCAGCGGAGCTGCGGCAGGAGTCAGCAGAACAACTTGCAGAAATCTGTACAGCGAATACTCTGCGAGTCTTTCCGAGATTGGAGAAACAGCATGTCAGATGA
- a CDS encoding TetR/AcrR family transcriptional regulator — protein MARKIRNPEQTRTDLLAAAYTEILESGFQAASLDRILAKTSVSKGALYHHFGTKQELGLAVVEDVIAPQLAQRWFVPLQQTTEPVPCLQQLLAEKIDAADEQLLRYGCPLNNLMQEMSPLDENFRRGLQRILDEWTQVISDALMRGQQRGNVRREVNPKEAALFIIAAIEGCVGLGKNAQSLQSYRTCLGQLQQYIGTLAA, from the coding sequence ATGGCCAGAAAAATCCGTAACCCCGAGCAGACGCGCACCGACCTGCTCGCGGCGGCGTACACGGAAATTCTTGAAAGCGGCTTTCAGGCCGCCAGCTTGGACCGCATCCTTGCCAAGACCTCGGTCAGCAAGGGAGCACTATACCATCATTTCGGTACCAAGCAGGAGCTAGGCCTCGCGGTAGTTGAAGATGTGATCGCGCCGCAACTGGCCCAGCGCTGGTTCGTTCCCCTGCAGCAGACCACCGAGCCCGTGCCCTGCCTGCAACAGCTGCTGGCGGAAAAGATCGACGCGGCCGATGAGCAACTGCTGCGCTATGGCTGTCCGCTCAACAATCTCATGCAGGAAATGAGCCCATTGGACGAAAATTTCCGGCGCGGTCTGCAGCGCATACTCGATGAATGGACCCAAGTGATCAGCGATGCCCTGATGCGCGGCCAACAACGGGGTAATGTGCGCCGGGAAGTGAATCCTAAGGAAGCTGCGTTGTTCATTATCGCAGCCATCGAAGGTTGCGTCGGTCTTGGGAAAAACGCGCAATCACTGCAAAGTTATCGGACCTGCCTGGGACAATTGCAACAGTACATCGGTACCCTCGCGGCCTGA
- a CDS encoding dienelactone hydrolase family protein: protein MSQVKSEWLQISPKLRAYYSRPDGSGPFPLILVFIEAFGVNEHFQEVAQRLAKEGYAAIIPDIYHGKVYDYQDVQNAIGHLRTLNDESVMAEARASIAATQQRPEVAAGKIGIVGFCMGGRYTFLANAALAEHAAVAVAFYGGGIAPESDPVGRPALLEHVPAMRAPITLLYGAEDQSIQPDEHARIVAALSRAKKRYTLSVFPGAPHGFFSDRRDSYRPEAAAEAWQITVTEFAKYLGQAGE from the coding sequence ATGTCGCAAGTCAAATCCGAGTGGTTGCAAATTTCCCCCAAACTTCGCGCCTACTATTCCCGCCCGGACGGCTCGGGACCGTTCCCGCTGATTCTGGTTTTCATCGAGGCCTTCGGCGTCAATGAGCATTTCCAGGAAGTCGCGCAACGCCTGGCCAAGGAAGGCTACGCGGCGATCATCCCCGACATCTACCATGGCAAGGTTTATGATTATCAAGATGTTCAGAATGCCATCGGGCACCTGCGCACCCTGAACGACGAATCGGTCATGGCCGAGGCACGCGCCAGCATCGCTGCCACACAACAGCGACCAGAGGTGGCTGCCGGCAAGATCGGTATCGTCGGTTTCTGCATGGGAGGAAGATATACTTTTCTGGCGAATGCCGCCCTGGCAGAGCACGCGGCCGTGGCGGTGGCCTTTTACGGTGGCGGCATCGCTCCCGAATCCGATCCTGTCGGTCGGCCAGCCTTGCTGGAGCACGTACCGGCCATGCGCGCCCCAATCACCTTACTCTATGGCGCGGAGGATCAGTCGATTCAGCCCGACGAACACGCGCGCATCGTCGCAGCGCTCAGCCGCGCAAAGAAACGCTATACTCTCAGCGTCTTCCCGGGGGCGCCACACGGCTTTTTCAGCGACCGCCGCGACAGCTACCGGCCAGAAGCAGCGGCCGAGGCCTGGCAGATCACCGTTACGGAATTCGCCAAGTATCTGGGGCAGGCAGGTGAGTAA
- a CDS encoding DMT family transporter: MRSRETYLAFTAIFLIALIWGYNWVVMKVALQDSAPLLFAALRVVLSTPVLLLFLIMQKRSLALPPLIYILPYGLLQSTGFVGATLLALEYAGAGKTAILVYMMPIWLMLFAWPVLGERLHGLQIPALVLALLGLVVILEPWQAGSSPWQGPFFAILSGVSWAASAIWHKRFMPKGQDLITATFWQASIGGLALLIAALVLEGWQVRWTDPFIAALAYNVVPGTALAYVLWLFALRHLPSGVAGIATLLAPLIGVLAAWLQLGERPSLWEAIGMAAIFSALILVSWQHLRPKEESLVLTTQD, translated from the coding sequence ATGCGTTCCCGAGAAACATATCTGGCTTTCACTGCGATTTTTCTGATCGCTTTGATCTGGGGCTACAATTGGGTGGTGATGAAGGTCGCGTTGCAAGACAGCGCGCCACTGCTCTTTGCCGCTCTACGAGTAGTGCTCAGCACGCCGGTTTTGTTGCTGTTCCTGATCATGCAGAAGCGCTCTCTGGCGCTGCCGCCGCTGATTTACATTCTGCCCTACGGCCTCTTGCAGAGTACCGGCTTTGTCGGCGCCACCCTGCTGGCCCTGGAATATGCCGGAGCGGGTAAAACCGCGATCCTGGTCTACATGATGCCGATCTGGCTGATGCTCTTCGCCTGGCCGGTACTGGGGGAACGCCTGCACGGGCTACAAATTCCCGCGCTGGTGTTGGCGCTACTTGGGCTCGTTGTCATTCTGGAGCCATGGCAGGCAGGCTCCTCGCCCTGGCAAGGTCCATTCTTTGCGATTTTGTCGGGAGTTTCCTGGGCGGCCTCGGCGATCTGGCACAAACGCTTCATGCCCAAGGGTCAGGACCTGATCACCGCAACCTTCTGGCAAGCCTCCATCGGAGGTCTGGCACTCCTCATCGCGGCGCTGGTGCTGGAAGGCTGGCAGGTGCGATGGACGGATCCCTTTATTGCTGCCCTGGCCTACAATGTCGTTCCCGGAACTGCACTCGCTTATGTACTGTGGCTCTTTGCCTTGCGCCATCTTCCTTCGGGGGTGGCAGGCATCGCCACCCTCCTCGCCCCTCTCATCGGCGTCCTGGCAGCCTGGCTGCAACTAGGTGAACGTCCCAGCCTCTGGGAAGCCATTGGGATGGCGGCAATCTTCTCTGCGCTCATCCTGGTCAGCTGGCAACACCTGCGGCCCAAGGAGGAAAGCCTCGTCCTGACTACGCAAGATTGA
- the guaA gene encoding glutamine-hydrolyzing GMP synthase, with amino-acid sequence MIASMSEERILILDFGSQVTQLIARRVRELHVYCEIHPCDVGDAFVRDFAPKGIILSGSHGSTYEHHELRAPQAVWEIGVPVLGICYGMQTMAAQLGGTVSWTDHQEFGYAEVRARGHTRLLQGIEDFRTPEGYGMLKVWMSHGDQVTALPPGFRLMASTASCPIAGMADEARGYYGVQFHPEVTHTLQGRVLLRRFVHEICGCSGDWVMGDYVAAAVARIREQVGEEEVLLGLSGGVDSSVAAALIHRAIGDQLTCVFVDHGLLRLNEADMVMDMFAGQLHARVVRVDASELFLRELAGVTDPEQKRKIIGRLFVEVFKAESGKLKGARPGHRGVRFLAQGTIYPDVIESGGAKSKKAATIKSHHNVGGLPEQLGLELLEPLRELFKDEVRELGLVLGLPREMVYRHPFPGPGLGVRILGEVKKEYADLLRRADAIFIEELRASIDTESGESWYDLTSQAFAVFLPVKSVGVMGDGRTYDYVVALRAVQTSDFMTADWAELPYALLKKVSSRIINEVRGINRVTYDVSSKPPATIEWE; translated from the coding sequence GTGATCGCCTCCATGAGTGAAGAACGTATCCTCATCCTAGACTTTGGTTCTCAGGTCACCCAGCTCATCGCTCGCCGCGTGCGCGAGCTGCATGTTTATTGTGAAATTCACCCCTGCGATGTGGGTGACGCGTTTGTACGCGATTTCGCGCCTAAAGGCATCATCCTTTCCGGAAGCCATGGCAGCACCTACGAACACCACGAATTGCGGGCACCGCAGGCGGTTTGGGAGATCGGGGTGCCGGTACTCGGTATCTGCTACGGTATGCAGACCATGGCGGCGCAACTGGGTGGTACGGTGAGCTGGACAGACCATCAGGAATTCGGCTATGCCGAAGTCCGCGCCCGAGGCCACACCCGGCTCTTGCAAGGTATCGAAGATTTCCGGACGCCGGAGGGGTACGGCATGCTCAAGGTCTGGATGAGTCACGGCGACCAGGTTACGGCACTGCCGCCTGGCTTCCGGCTGATGGCGAGCACCGCCAGCTGCCCCATCGCCGGGATGGCAGACGAGGCGCGCGGTTATTACGGGGTACAGTTTCATCCCGAGGTCACCCATACGCTGCAGGGGAGGGTGCTGCTGCGCCGCTTTGTGCACGAAATCTGCGGCTGCTCGGGCGACTGGGTGATGGGTGACTATGTCGCCGCGGCGGTGGCGCGCATTCGCGAACAGGTTGGCGAGGAAGAGGTCCTCCTGGGCCTGTCCGGTGGTGTAGATTCCAGTGTCGCCGCTGCCCTGATCCACCGCGCGATTGGTGATCAGCTCACCTGCGTTTTCGTCGATCACGGTCTCTTGCGCCTGAACGAAGCAGACATGGTCATGGACATGTTCGCCGGTCAGCTCCATGCCAGGGTCGTGCGGGTGGATGCCAGTGAGCTCTTTCTGCGCGAACTCGCCGGCGTTACCGACCCGGAGCAGAAGCGCAAGATCATCGGTCGCCTCTTTGTCGAGGTCTTCAAGGCCGAGTCCGGGAAACTCAAAGGGGCCCGACCCGGTCATCGCGGCGTTCGCTTTTTGGCGCAGGGGACGATCTATCCCGATGTCATCGAGTCGGGCGGTGCCAAGAGCAAGAAGGCCGCCACCATCAAGAGCCATCACAACGTCGGTGGCCTGCCGGAACAACTCGGGTTGGAATTACTCGAACCTCTGCGCGAGCTGTTCAAGGATGAGGTCCGGGAACTGGGTCTGGTCCTTGGCCTGCCGCGGGAGATGGTCTATCGACATCCCTTCCCCGGTCCGGGTTTGGGGGTCCGCATTCTTGGCGAGGTCAAAAAAGAATACGCCGATCTGCTCCGCCGAGCCGACGCCATTTTCATCGAAGAACTGCGGGCAAGCATTGACACCGAAAGTGGCGAAAGCTGGTATGACCTCACCAGTCAGGCCTTTGCCGTGTTCTTGCCGGTCAAAAGCGTTGGCGTGATGGGCGATGGTCGCACCTACGACTATGTGGTTGCTCTGCGCGCCGTGCAGACTAGCGACTTCATGACCGCCGACTGGGCCGAACTACCCTACGCCCTGCTCAAAAAGGTCTCCAGCCGTATCATCAACGAGGTACGTGGCATCAACCGCGTCACCTACGACGTTTCGAGCAAGCCGCCCGCCACCATCGAGTGGGAGTGA
- the guaB gene encoding IMP dehydrogenase, with the protein MQLIGEALTFDDVLLVPAHSTVLPRDVQVRTRLSRNLQINIPLLSAAMDTVTEAAMAICMAQEGGIGIVHKNMSPEAQAAQVRRVKKFEAGVIKDPIVTGPNATIREVLLLMAGHGISGVPVVGEDGRLEGIVTNRDLRFETRMEAPVSSVMTPRERLVTVAEGSSLNTTKDLLHKHRIEKILVVNDRFELRGLITVKDISKATAHPNACRDGFGRLLVGAAVGVGAGTDERVERLVEAGVDLIIVDTAHGHSQGVLDRVSWVKKHFPMVEVIGGNIATAEAAKALVGAGADGVKVGIGPGSICTTRMVAGVGVPQVTAISTVAEALAGTDVPLVADGGVRFSGDFAKALAAGAHTVMVGGLLAGTDEAPGEIELYQGRSFKAYRGMGSLGAMQQGSADRYFQDASSPEAPKLVPEGVEGRVPYKGPAAQVIHQLLGGLRSSMGYLGAADLAQLARDAKFIKITQAGVRESHVHDVHITKEAPNYRVE; encoded by the coding sequence ATGCAACTGATTGGCGAAGCCCTGACTTTTGACGACGTTCTGCTCGTTCCCGCCCACTCGACTGTACTGCCGCGCGATGTCCAGGTTCGTACTCGCCTGAGCCGCAATCTGCAGATCAACATCCCCCTGCTGTCTGCCGCCATGGATACCGTCACCGAGGCGGCGATGGCCATCTGCATGGCTCAGGAGGGTGGTATTGGCATCGTTCACAAAAACATGAGCCCCGAGGCGCAGGCGGCGCAGGTACGGCGGGTCAAGAAGTTCGAGGCGGGAGTGATCAAAGACCCCATCGTTACCGGTCCCAACGCCACGATCCGTGAGGTTTTGCTGCTGATGGCCGGGCACGGTATTTCCGGTGTCCCGGTCGTTGGCGAGGACGGCCGCTTGGAAGGTATCGTCACCAACCGCGACCTGCGTTTCGAAACGCGCATGGAGGCGCCAGTCAGCAGCGTCATGACCCCGCGAGAGCGCCTGGTGACGGTGGCGGAGGGCAGCAGCCTCAATACCACCAAGGATCTGCTGCACAAACATCGCATCGAAAAGATCCTCGTGGTCAACGACCGCTTCGAGCTGCGTGGGCTGATCACCGTCAAGGATATCAGTAAGGCCACCGCCCATCCCAACGCCTGCCGTGACGGTTTTGGGCGTCTGCTGGTGGGGGCGGCGGTTGGGGTTGGCGCTGGCACCGACGAGCGCGTCGAGCGTCTGGTTGAAGCTGGTGTGGACTTGATCATTGTGGATACCGCCCATGGCCATAGTCAGGGTGTACTGGATCGCGTGTCCTGGGTGAAAAAACATTTTCCGATGGTCGAAGTGATTGGTGGCAATATCGCCACGGCGGAGGCGGCCAAGGCCCTGGTCGGTGCCGGCGCCGACGGCGTCAAGGTGGGTATTGGCCCCGGTTCCATCTGCACCACGCGCATGGTTGCCGGTGTTGGTGTGCCGCAGGTCACCGCGATCAGCACTGTCGCCGAGGCGCTGGCGGGTACTGACGTACCCTTGGTGGCCGATGGTGGAGTGCGTTTCTCGGGGGATTTTGCCAAGGCCTTGGCGGCGGGCGCGCATACGGTCATGGTCGGTGGCCTACTGGCGGGTACCGACGAGGCCCCCGGCGAGATCGAGCTCTATCAGGGGCGCAGCTTCAAGGCATATCGCGGTATGGGCTCCCTGGGTGCCATGCAGCAGGGCTCTGCCGATCGCTATTTCCAGGATGCCAGCAGTCCCGAGGCCCCCAAGCTGGTGCCTGAGGGCGTCGAAGGTCGGGTGCCCTACAAGGGTCCGGCGGCCCAGGTCATCCATCAGCTTCTGGGGGGGCTGCGCTCCAGTATGGGCTATCTGGGTGCCGCCGATCTGGCACAGCTCGCGCGCGACGCGAAATTCATCAAGATCACCCAAGCCGGTGTGCGTGAAAGCCACGTCCACGACGTGCACATCACCAAAGAAGCCCCCAACTACCGGGTAGAGTGA
- a CDS encoding AbrB family transcriptional regulator produces MRFRNHKIWTALRWGILLIASLALSRLFQVLGIPAAPLFAAMLAGILQASWTTVPYGRGFPRAGQALLGLEIGLLFSKQAMAIILRHWAPILLISAATLLLSLAIGVLFSRWQKVDSSTGLLGMTAGGAAGITAIAQELGAETGLVAILQYLRVVLVMLSLPLVALLIFARPIQDATGLHTVHASWSGSVVLLICAAAAVWIAKRIHLTTPYLLGPLFVSLALTASQHSPTPALPRSLLLLAYLLIGWQAGLQLSLARLRAYLRLLPHALALIVALNLLCALLGILLAQLVGVSDLDGYLATAPGALYAAVAVSMATHGNVLFVLGAHLARLLMMLIIMPPLAQRLRRKRTVE; encoded by the coding sequence ATGCGCTTTCGCAATCACAAAATCTGGACGGCTCTGCGCTGGGGCATCCTGCTTATTGCGAGCCTGGCGCTGTCCCGACTGTTCCAAGTCCTTGGCATCCCTGCTGCCCCCCTCTTTGCCGCTATGCTCGCCGGGATCCTGCAGGCGAGCTGGACGACTGTTCCCTATGGGCGTGGCTTTCCCCGCGCCGGCCAAGCCCTGCTTGGCTTGGAGATTGGTTTGCTCTTCAGCAAGCAAGCGATGGCAATCATCCTGCGCCATTGGGCACCCATCCTGCTCATCAGCGCGGCCACCCTGCTTCTCAGTCTAGCGATCGGCGTCCTCTTCAGTCGCTGGCAAAAAGTGGATAGCAGCACCGGTTTGTTGGGAATGACCGCTGGCGGCGCGGCCGGCATCACCGCCATTGCCCAGGAGCTCGGCGCCGAGACCGGCTTGGTGGCTATCCTGCAGTATCTGCGCGTGGTTCTCGTCATGCTCAGTCTGCCCTTGGTCGCGCTGTTGATCTTTGCTCGTCCCATCCAGGACGCAACCGGACTGCATACCGTCCACGCCAGCTGGTCTGGCAGCGTAGTCCTGCTGATTTGTGCCGCCGCCGCCGTGTGGATTGCCAAACGCATCCATTTGACCACGCCGTATCTGCTTGGCCCACTCTTCGTCAGCCTTGCACTGACGGCAAGCCAACACAGTCCGACCCCGGCACTACCCCGCAGCCTGCTGCTCCTTGCCTACCTACTGATCGGCTGGCAGGCGGGGTTACAACTATCCTTGGCGCGTCTGCGTGCCTACCTGCGACTGCTGCCGCATGCTCTAGCGCTGATCGTTGCCCTGAACCTGCTCTGCGCCCTGCTGGGAATCCTTCTGGCGCAGCTGGTGGGGGTAAGCGATCTCGATGGCTACCTGGCTACCGCGCCAGGCGCGCTCTATGCCGCCGTAGCGGTCAGCATGGCGACCCATGGCAACGTGCTCTTCGTGCTCGGCGCCCATCTCGCGCGCTTACTGATGATGTTGATCATCATGCCACCACTCGCCCAACGCCTGCGGCGCAAGCGTACCGTCGAGTGA